Genomic window (Roseivirga sp. 4D4):
TCGGTAACATTACCCACATTCCAACTAGTTAGAGGCTGATTAAAAGCAGCTGCCTGTTTGAAAGTATTTCTCAATGTAGTAACACTTGATACATTCCAATTGTCAAGTGGCTGGTTGAAGTTTGATGCCAATAGAAATGTATTAGATAACGAAGTAACATTGCTTACATCCCAATCCCCTATGTTCTGATTGAATGCACTCGCTCTTTGGAAGAGGTTTAAGAACGAAGTGACCTGACTGACATTCCAACTACCGATGTCTTGGTTGAAGCTGCTTGCGCTCCCAAACATGTTCGACATACTTGTCAAATTATCCAACTGCCAATTTCCAATGGGCTGATTGAACATGGTTGCAAATAGAAACATTGAACTCATATTGGTTACATTCGAAACGTTCCAGTTTCCAATTTCTCCGTCAAAAACAGAGGCTGCGCTGAACATAGCGCTCATATCGTTTACTTGGCTGACATTCCAACTATTCAGGTCTTGATTAAACAGCACTGCCCCTCTAAACATCATTGACATATCAGTAACACTCCCAACATTCCAAGTATCCAATGGCTGATTATAGGCAATGGCATTTCTAAACATTTCGCGCATTGTAGTGACTGCTGCAACATTCCATAAACTAATGTCTTGATTAAAGCTAGAAGCTCCTTCAAACATGCTTCGCATAGAGGTAATATTGCTTACATCCCAATTTGAGATCGATTGATTCATTGAAATTGCACCTTCAAACATTGAAGTTGCATCACTAACAGCACTAAGGTCTGGTATGTCAGTTGCTACGATTGTCATATTTGCAGTGCCTGCAAAAGCACCATTCATGGAGTTCCAAGACACATCCCCCCATTGATCAATTGTCAATAGGTCAGGCCCATCATCCGAAGTACTCATAGAAATCGATGTGATATCAGCCCCAATACTTACTGTGTATGTTGCTGCAGAGGCGTAGGTGTGAGATATATCGCCAGTGGTAAGCCCAGTATCAACCACACCATCTCCCCAATCAATACTGAAATTTGTACCGGCTAATGGTAATGTCAATTCTAGATCATCGGCAGGGATTGACCAGGTAGTGACAAAAGGATTTGTACTACCTCCAGGAAATACAGAACCTCCAAAACCATCAATTACATCAGGAGGAAAGGTAAATGCACCCAATTGCCAGTTAGCAAACGTATTGAGTGTAATTGCTACATCCGTGATTGTACCATTAAATTCATCGGGGCCATTGTAATAGCCCTCACCACTACCAAGGTCAACGGCCGTACTACCTAAAACCAACCCTGTACCTGTTAAAGTATTAGTGCTGCTTCCATCTAAGGAGGAGTTCCCCACAAAAGCCAGAAAGACACCCGGTGTGGCTCTAGTACCAGTAATGGCAAAAATCTGATCGGCTGTAACTCCAGTGGTAAACCCACTCTCAACCTCAGATGCTGAACCACTGGAGGCAGATATGCCCAGACCATTGTCATCAGCATCTTCAATATTCACGACCGTTCCAATGGGCAAAGTCGCACCTGAATCATTGATCCATAAGACTTCTCCTTCACTCGTCAGAGAATTAAAGGAGGTTCCATTCCAACCCTCATCTGTAAAACGTATTTCCGTACCCGTTGGACAATCATCCAATAGAACAAAGGAAAATCCATCATCATTATCATGATAAGCTACAAATACAATATCTCCTGGTGCATCAATGACACCGTTCATATTTTGGCCTAGTAACTGGTGGTAGGAGATGCTAGAGATCAGAAGAAAAAACATCAGGTACCTAAAGAAGCCTGATAGCCTCAAGACCCGAGTAAAAAAGGTATTAGATCGACATATTGTTGAGAAAGTTCTGAAATCAGTGCTAGCACTGGTTGATAAAAAAGTACCATCAGACACTTCCCTCTTGGTTGAAGAGCTCATATTATGTGTGTTTGTGTTAAAAAAGAAGCCCCAAATTAGAGACCTCAGCAAGCTGAAAGATAGTCACAATAAGTCATCGCAGTCAATACCAAATTTTGGGTATTTATTACCTTCATTTACGAAGTAAAAAACTATTCATTCTTAATCTATTGATTGAGCTCATATGCTAATTGATGGAATGACAAACGATATCAACGTTTTGGCTAAGTGGTTTTTTGTGATGCGCTATTTTTAGCTAGCTTGTTCTCAGAAACCATGGGCTCCGACCCCTTACTCAATGCAAAAAATCAAAAAAGTCTGCGTTTACTGTGCCTCTAGTGATAAAATCGATGAAAAGTATTTTGAGGCAACACGAGTTATTGCAAAGGCACTAGTAAAGAATAATACTACTGTGGTATATGGTGGTGGTGCCAGGGGGCTCATGGGGACTTTAGCTGATACGGTAATTGAAGAGAGTGGAAGAATTATTGGCATAATGCCTCATTTTATGAAGGAAGTCGAATTTCATCATAAGGATGTTAATGAGTTCATATTCACTGCCGATATGCATGAACGTAAAAAACAATTCATGGTTGGAGTGGATGCCTTAATCACATTGCCAGGTGGATGCGGTACCTTCGAAGAACTCATGGAAGCGATCACTTTAAAACGACTTGGAATCTTCACTAAACCCATTGTGATACTCAACCTAGATGGCTACTATGATCCTCTTCTACATATGCTTGAACAGGCAATAGAAGAGGGTTTTTTAAGCGAAAACCATAGGCCCATCTGGACCGTTTTGACCGACCCCACACGAGTTCTTGAAGCCATTCAACAAAGTGCTCCTTGGTCTAAGGACGCTATAAAATTTGCACAAGTCTAGTCAGAAGGATACTCTTATATTATCAATTAAACACGAATGATTGGCTGAAAGCTGAAAAATGCTGAAATTCCATTTTCAAAAGTGCCCTAATGCACATTAATAGACTCTTACTCTTTTTACTACTCACCCTCAGCACCTTAAATGGCTTCGGACAAAGGAATTCTTTCCAGAACAGCCACTCCATCTATTCTGCCGATGAGGAAATAATTGAGGCAGACGAAATCTTGGTCTACCGTGATGATGAAAATAGACTAATCATTGATGATGTTCGTCAACTACAAGCATCTGATTTCATTCACCTGGACGACATCTCCATTTTCAATAAGGATGCTACCTATTGGGCTTACTTTCGGCTTGTAAGCCGAGCTGATCAAGACATAGACTTCGTGCTTCACGGTGGGCGAAATGGAAAGGAGACCTATTACCTGATTCGGGATGAAGAAGTCAGCGTAAAGAAAACCGGTTATCATTTCCCAAGTGGCGAAAGAGATATTAGACAGGGTTATCCTACCAGAATAAACATGACCCTGCCGGCTGAAGAAACCGTTCATGTTTACATTAAAGTTGAAAGCACAGACTTTAACCCTATTGACATAAGAGCTTCTTTAGTACCCAAAGATATATGGACTAACAGGCTTGAGAACATGAATCTGCTTGAAGGAATCTTTTCAGGCATACTGTTTGTCGTGATCATTTTGGCCTTTTTCATTTTTGGATATACGCGCGAGCGGGTTTTCCTATTCTTTGCCATATATGCTCTTTCTAACATGGTCTATTTTCTCAATATGCATGGCATCATTGAGCTTTATGTACTAACAAACTTAATAGATCCGATACCCTCATTGTGGATTTTACCACTATTGAGTGCTGCTGCCTACTTCACCTTCTCGCGCTTTTTCCTTGAAACGCACATCGACCAACCTAAATGGGATAGGCTACTCACAGTGTTGTCTTATTTCTCGCTGGCAATGTTTCTGGCATTATCCACTTACCTGTTTCTAACTGGTAACATGTATTTCGCCATAGCTGTAATGCACATAACGATTCTAGTGCTTTCAGCATTCGCTTTGGTTTTAATTGTTCGGGCAGCTAGAACCAATAACATCATAGCCAAGTATTTTGCCTACGGTACCATGTTCTTTTTGGCTTCTGTACTTATCGTGGTAGTTGGTCAATTAATTGAAGCTTCAAGTAACATCCCTATCCTTGTCCAAGGAGGCATCATTGTAGAAATTGTGGTCTTTAGTCTGGGAATAAGCCATAAATTGAAACGCCAATTTGAGGATCATGACATTACTCAGCGATCGTTAATTCTACAGTTAAGAAAAAATGAGCGGTTACAAATTGACATTAATCAAGAACTCGAAGAAATAGTCGCTGACCGAACGCAACAGATCAAGAAACAGAACCAGGCCTTGAAGGAAGCCCGGCAAGAGGCTGAAAAAGCTACCAAAGATAAGTCAGACTTTTTGGCTGTAATGAGTCATGAAATTAGGACACCTCTCAATGCCATCATCAGTCTGTCCCATATCATGGAGATTGACAACAAGGACAAAGAGATGAAGGAGTATATCGATGCGCTCAAATTCTCAGCTGAAGGTCTTCACTCTTTGATTAACGATATTCTAGATTACAATAAAATTGAGGCGGGTAAGCTTAGATTGGAGTCTACAGAGTTCTCGCTTATAGATTTACTAAGAAACCTTGGAGAAAGCTTTAAATATAAAGCCAACAATAAAGGGATAGAACTCAAAATTGAAATTGGGGAACACCTACCCGATCGACTCTTCGGAGACCCTACAAGATTGACTCAAATACTGAACAACCTTATCAGTAACGCCATCAAGTTCACTCATGAAGGTCATATCCATATAAAAGCTGTGCTAGCCGGAATTAAAGATGAGACAGCAAAAGTAGCCTTTAGTGTGGCTGATACTGGTATAGGTATACCAGAAGACAAGCTTCAAGCTATCTTCGAAGAGTATGAGCAAGCGAGTGAAGAAACCACCAGAGAATATGGTGGTACGGGATTAGGTTTATCTATTGTCAAGAAGCTACTCGACTTAATGGAAAGCAAAATACAATTGAGGAGTATCGAAGATAAGGGCACCACTTTTGGTTTTGAGATTGACTTTAAGATAGACCCTGAGTTTGACATGATCGACTTGCAACAGCAAGACAGAGACAAGGATTTGAATCAGCGAAAAATACTTGTGGTTGATGATAATGACATGAATCGCTTGGTCCTCAAGCGATTATTTCAAATCTGGAATGCCTCTTTCGATGATGCCGACAATGGTTATGATGCACTTGACAAAATCCAAGAGACTGAATACGATGTGGTCTTAATGGATATCGAAATGAAACCAATCAATGGTTTTGACACCACAAACCAACTCCGAAAAATGCGTCCGGATGGCACCCCAAAAGTCATTGCAATGAGCGCACATAATGCTTCGGAATTTGAGATAGAATTGAAGCAGTTCGGTTTTGTCGACTTCGTTCATAAACCATTTGACCCAGAAGATCTTTTTCAAAAACTAAACCTCTACACTAATCGACAAAATGAGCAATAGAACAAACTATTCATCCGGTAGCCCTTGGGAAGATATCGTTGGGTATTCTAGAGCGGTTCGGGTAGGCAACACCATAGAAGTAACAGGTACGGTGGCTGATCACGAAGGTGAGTTACTCGGAGGCGATGACCCCTACCTTCAAACCAAGTACTCATTAGATAAGATAAAAGCGACTTTGGAGAGTGCCGGAGCAACACCTGAGGATGTGGTGAGAACAAGAATGTTTGTGACTAACATAGATCACTGGGAAGCGATCGGCAAGGCACATCAAGAGGTATTTGGTGATATAAAACCATGCACCACAATGGTGGAGGTTTCCCGATTGATTGACGATAAATATCTTGTGGAGATTGAAGCGACAGCTATTATCGATCAATAGACAGCTATTATCGATCAATAGATTTCATCGATAAGATGGACCAATTCGCTTAATATCATTGCGGTAGCTCCCCAAACCACTTCACCATCAATATCAAAGTACGGAGACTCTATGGTATAAGGTGGAAAGTGCATAGTCTTCGTACTTCTTCGGTTTGTATCCCTGAGTTCAGTCAAAGAAGGGGTCAGTACTCTGATCACTTCTCGAGTATCCGGGACAATTTCTGGCTGTGACCGGACCACTCCAACCGTTGGGTAAACTTTGAAATTGCTCGCAATTATAAACAGCTCGGATAGCTGACCGATAACTTCGATGGATTCATTTTCTACACCGATCTCTTCCTGAGTTTCCCTTAGTGCAGTATGGACGATGTCTCGATCATTCTTTTCTACCTTTCCTCCAGGCAAGCTAATCTGACCACTATGCGCGCCTCGATAAACAGGTCTTTTGGTCAAAGGAAGATATATGTCACCATTCTCGGGGTAAAGCAACACCATTACGCCTCCAGGTCTTGCCGGATTATTTGGGTCTTCGCTAAACCTCTTCTCATCTATTGGCCTGGGCGCCATAATTTCTTGAGCTTTCCTACCAGGTAGCGGCTCGTTCAATCTTCTTGAAAGACTTTGTACAAAATGGTCGAAGGTGTTAGGGCTCACTTAACAAAAATGTGTTTTATTACTGATAATTAAATATAAACTTCAAAGACTATTAACCGTTCCAGTATTAAGAAGTTCCCAACCTCAGATAAATGTTAAAGAAGTCAGCACTTTCATTGTTAATGCTTTGTCTCTCATTAAGCCTTTTTGGTCAAAAAGAGCAGTTGAAAATGGCCAAGCTCAAATATAATGGAGGGGGCGATTGGTATGCCAACAAAACCGCTCTACCCAACCTCGCCAAGTTTTGCAATGAAAACCTAAGGACATCATTTGATACTCAGGATGCCATCGTTGAGGCAGGAAGTCCTGAAATCTTTGAGTATGCTTATGTCTACATGACTGGCCATGGAAATGTGGTCTTTAGTAATAGTGAAGCAGAAAACATTAGGAACTATCTGCTCGCTGGTGGCTTTCTCCACATTGATGATAATTACGGTCTTGATCCCTACATAAGGTTGGAGATGAAAAAGATATTTCCAGAACTAGAATTCATACAACTCCCCTTTGACCACCCCATTTACCATCAGAAATTCAAGTTTGAAGATGGACTGCCAAAAATTCATGAACATGATAACAAGCCACCACAAGGTTTTGGCCTGATTTATGAAGGGAGGTTAGTGTGCTTTTATTCTTATGAGTCAGATCTGGGAAACGGTTGGGAAGACAAAAGAATACACAATGACCCAGAAGAGGTACGACTAAAAGCACTTCGTATGGGAGCGAATATCATTTCATTCGCACTCACCCAATATTAGGCTGACCATTAGCAATAAAAACTAACAGGTTAGTTTGAAAACTAGTTGGATAGTTGTATAATTGATTGATAGTATCAAAACAATAGTTATGAAGGAATTGACAAAGGCAGAGGAACAGGTAATGCAAATTTTATGGCAGATTGAAAAAGGGTTTGTCAAAGATGTATTGGCAAAAATGTCCGAACCTAAGCCAGCATACAATACCGTATCTACAATCATCAGGATTCTTGAAAAAAAGGGATTTGTAGGCTACAAAGCCTACGGAAAAACCCATGAGTACTTCCCTATTATTGACAAGAAGACCTATAGTAACTTTTATCTGAAAAATTTCATCGGTGGATATTTTGGTGGATCATTTCAAAAGCTAGTTTCATTTTTTGCCAAAGAAAACGATATGGACATCAATGATTTTGAATCATTAATGCAGCATGTTGAAGACAATTTGAAAGACAAAGATG
Coding sequences:
- a CDS encoding NUDIX hydrolase — protein: MAPRPIDEKRFSEDPNNPARPGGVMVLLYPENGDIYLPLTKRPVYRGAHSGQISLPGGKVEKNDRDIVHTALRETQEEIGVENESIEVIGQLSELFIIASNFKVYPTVGVVRSQPEIVPDTREVIRVLTPSLTELRDTNRRSTKTMHFPPYTIESPYFDIDGEVVWGATAMILSELVHLIDEIY
- a CDS encoding hybrid sensor histidine kinase/response regulator — encoded protein: MHINRLLLFLLLTLSTLNGFGQRNSFQNSHSIYSADEEIIEADEILVYRDDENRLIIDDVRQLQASDFIHLDDISIFNKDATYWAYFRLVSRADQDIDFVLHGGRNGKETYYLIRDEEVSVKKTGYHFPSGERDIRQGYPTRINMTLPAEETVHVYIKVESTDFNPIDIRASLVPKDIWTNRLENMNLLEGIFSGILFVVIILAFFIFGYTRERVFLFFAIYALSNMVYFLNMHGIIELYVLTNLIDPIPSLWILPLLSAAAYFTFSRFFLETHIDQPKWDRLLTVLSYFSLAMFLALSTYLFLTGNMYFAIAVMHITILVLSAFALVLIVRAARTNNIIAKYFAYGTMFFLASVLIVVVGQLIEASSNIPILVQGGIIVEIVVFSLGISHKLKRQFEDHDITQRSLILQLRKNERLQIDINQELEEIVADRTQQIKKQNQALKEARQEAEKATKDKSDFLAVMSHEIRTPLNAIISLSHIMEIDNKDKEMKEYIDALKFSAEGLHSLINDILDYNKIEAGKLRLESTEFSLIDLLRNLGESFKYKANNKGIELKIEIGEHLPDRLFGDPTRLTQILNNLISNAIKFTHEGHIHIKAVLAGIKDETAKVAFSVADTGIGIPEDKLQAIFEEYEQASEETTREYGGTGLGLSIVKKLLDLMESKIQLRSIEDKGTTFGFEIDFKIDPEFDMIDLQQQDRDKDLNQRKILVVDDNDMNRLVLKRLFQIWNASFDDADNGYDALDKIQETEYDVVLMDIEMKPINGFDTTNQLRKMRPDGTPKVIAMSAHNASEFEIELKQFGFVDFVHKPFDPEDLFQKLNLYTNRQNEQ
- a CDS encoding TIGR00730 family Rossman fold protein, with protein sequence MQKIKKVCVYCASSDKIDEKYFEATRVIAKALVKNNTTVVYGGGARGLMGTLADTVIEESGRIIGIMPHFMKEVEFHHKDVNEFIFTADMHERKKQFMVGVDALITLPGGCGTFEELMEAITLKRLGIFTKPIVILNLDGYYDPLLHMLEQAIEEGFLSENHRPIWTVLTDPTRVLEAIQQSAPWSKDAIKFAQV
- a CDS encoding DUF4159 domain-containing protein — translated: MLKKSALSLLMLCLSLSLFGQKEQLKMAKLKYNGGGDWYANKTALPNLAKFCNENLRTSFDTQDAIVEAGSPEIFEYAYVYMTGHGNVVFSNSEAENIRNYLLAGGFLHIDDNYGLDPYIRLEMKKIFPELEFIQLPFDHPIYHQKFKFEDGLPKIHEHDNKPPQGFGLIYEGRLVCFYSYESDLGNGWEDKRIHNDPEEVRLKALRMGANIISFALTQY
- a CDS encoding RidA family protein; the protein is MSNRTNYSSGSPWEDIVGYSRAVRVGNTIEVTGTVADHEGELLGGDDPYLQTKYSLDKIKATLESAGATPEDVVRTRMFVTNIDHWEAIGKAHQEVFGDIKPCTTMVEVSRLIDDKYLVEIEATAIIDQ
- a CDS encoding BlaI/MecI/CopY family transcriptional regulator encodes the protein MKELTKAEEQVMQILWQIEKGFVKDVLAKMSEPKPAYNTVSTIIRILEKKGFVGYKAYGKTHEYFPIIDKKTYSNFYLKNFIGGYFGGSFQKLVSFFAKENDMDINDFESLMQHVEDNLKDKDE